A single region of the Streptomyces sp. NBC_01262 genome encodes:
- a CDS encoding FAD-dependent oxidoreductase: MRERNGTTAVVIGAGMAGLVTARVLSDHVDRVTVLERDRLPQDAVTRRSVPQGRHAHVLLAVGQRLLDGWFPGLVDELAEAGAVPLDAKDLVWHQAGAFRARSDLGFLAMSMSRPLLEGTVRERLLRQRSNVSVTDEAAVDRLILEGGRVAGVRVDGTEHRADLVVDCSGRNTRFLDQLTKEGFPPPEVSALRIDMAYGTRIVRRRPDDLDGTLAVVVDSPARGHRMGMMVPVEGDRWIVTVGSFHGDVPPTEPAEYEDFTRSLPSPVIADVLARAEALTPVLSQRVPTSQRRHVERLERTPPGFLVLGDAICSLNPVHWQGMPSAALQARALGRALQRHGPASPALARDFYRQAAKAVDVPWKIAAGADFADPRTSGPKPPGTDFVSRYLDKVFRACHTSVPVARQTLRVQNLLARPESLMTPAMAMRVLLAARRSPAGCETPAGPSPRRQPAA; the protein is encoded by the coding sequence ATGAGGGAGCGTAACGGCACCACCGCCGTAGTCATCGGAGCGGGCATGGCGGGTCTGGTGACCGCACGGGTCCTGAGTGACCACGTCGATCGGGTGACGGTGCTGGAGCGGGACCGCCTGCCGCAGGACGCGGTCACCCGCAGAAGCGTTCCCCAGGGACGTCACGCCCACGTACTGCTGGCTGTCGGCCAGCGACTGCTGGACGGCTGGTTCCCCGGTCTCGTCGACGAGTTGGCGGAGGCAGGCGCGGTCCCTCTCGACGCCAAGGACCTGGTGTGGCACCAGGCGGGCGCCTTCCGGGCGCGGTCCGACCTCGGGTTCCTCGCGATGTCGATGAGCCGGCCCCTGCTGGAGGGCACGGTCCGCGAGCGGCTCCTGCGGCAACGGTCCAACGTGTCCGTCACCGACGAGGCGGCGGTGGACCGCTTGATCCTGGAAGGCGGCCGAGTGGCCGGTGTCCGGGTCGACGGAACCGAGCACCGGGCCGACCTCGTGGTCGACTGCTCCGGCCGCAACACCCGCTTCCTCGACCAGCTGACCAAAGAGGGATTCCCACCACCCGAGGTCTCGGCCCTCCGCATCGACATGGCCTACGGGACCCGGATCGTGCGGCGGCGGCCGGACGATCTCGACGGCACCCTCGCCGTCGTGGTCGACAGCCCGGCCCGCGGCCACCGCATGGGCATGATGGTGCCGGTGGAGGGCGATCGGTGGATCGTCACCGTGGGCTCGTTCCACGGTGATGTGCCCCCGACCGAACCGGCCGAGTACGAGGACTTCACCCGCTCCCTGCCGTCTCCCGTGATCGCCGACGTCCTCGCCCGGGCCGAGGCCCTGACACCGGTCCTGAGCCAGCGGGTGCCCACCAGTCAGCGCCGCCACGTGGAGCGGCTGGAACGGACCCCGCCGGGGTTCCTGGTCCTGGGGGACGCCATCTGCAGCCTCAACCCCGTCCACTGGCAGGGGATGCCGTCGGCGGCCCTGCAGGCCCGGGCCCTCGGCCGAGCCCTCCAACGCCACGGCCCCGCCTCCCCGGCGCTGGCGCGCGACTTCTACCGGCAGGCCGCAAAGGCGGTCGACGTGCCGTGGAAGATCGCAGCCGGGGCCGACTTCGCCGACCCGCGCACAAGCGGACCCAAGCCGCCGGGCACCGACTTCGTCAGCCGCTACCTCGACAAGGTGTTCCGGGCCTGTCACACCTCTGTCCCGGTGGCCCGCCAGACGCTGCGGGTGCAGAACCTGCTGGCCCGGCCGGAGTCACTGATGACCCCGGCCATGGCGATGCGGGTGCTGCTGGCCGCCCGCCGCTCCCCGGCGGGGTGCGAGACGCCCGCCGGCCCCTCGCCCCGCAGGCAGCCGGCCGCATGA
- a CDS encoding alpha/beta fold hydrolase, with translation MGDAIYHFEQYELDTNRRRLSHDGQQIHIEPQVVDLLCHLVEHRDRVVPKDELLDTVWHGRTVSDAALATGLRTARLAIGDSGTRQRFIRTVHRRGYQFVARTTVASSAPPAVPAVSAAADADHEVIRFCRSADGTRIAYATTGEGPPLVKTANWLTHLDLDRTTPMWAHWFDGLTRNRQLIRYDERGCGLSEWTVPSFALDDLVDDLDSVVNAAGLDRFPLLGVSQGGAVAVAYAARHPERVSRLILTAAYARGRQIRAADDAERDAADVDLNIARAGWRSQDSSFLRFFAAQFLADATPAEWDAFAAYQRQTTSPSNGLRFLEEFVRIDVSGIAHQVACPTLIIHARDDARVPVAQALELATLIPDSRLVLLESRNHLFTAADPAWPTFLSHLYNFLAE, from the coding sequence GTGGGCGACGCGATTTACCACTTCGAGCAGTACGAGTTGGACACGAATCGTCGTCGGCTCAGTCACGACGGACAGCAGATCCACATCGAACCTCAAGTCGTGGATCTGCTCTGCCACCTCGTCGAGCACCGCGACCGCGTCGTGCCCAAGGACGAGCTTCTCGACACGGTGTGGCACGGCCGCACGGTCAGCGACGCCGCGCTCGCCACCGGGTTACGCACCGCCCGCCTCGCAATCGGTGACAGTGGCACCCGGCAGCGGTTCATTCGCACGGTGCACCGGCGCGGCTATCAGTTCGTCGCCCGCACGACAGTGGCCTCCTCCGCTCCGCCCGCCGTCCCCGCCGTTTCGGCAGCGGCAGACGCGGACCACGAGGTCATCCGGTTCTGCCGGTCCGCCGACGGCACCCGCATCGCCTACGCCACCACAGGCGAAGGCCCGCCTCTGGTGAAGACCGCCAACTGGCTGACCCACCTCGACCTCGACCGGACCACCCCGATGTGGGCACACTGGTTCGACGGCCTCACCCGCAACCGGCAGCTCATCCGCTACGACGAGCGGGGCTGCGGCCTCTCCGAATGGACCGTGCCCAGTTTCGCCCTCGACGACCTGGTCGACGACCTCGACTCCGTGGTCAACGCCGCCGGCCTCGACCGCTTCCCCCTGCTCGGAGTGTCACAGGGCGGCGCGGTGGCGGTCGCATACGCCGCGCGCCATCCCGAGCGGGTCAGCCGGCTGATCCTCACCGCGGCCTACGCCCGCGGACGGCAGATCCGAGCCGCCGACGACGCCGAGCGCGATGCCGCGGACGTCGACCTGAACATCGCCCGCGCCGGATGGCGCTCCCAGGACAGCAGCTTTCTGCGCTTCTTCGCCGCCCAGTTCCTCGCCGACGCCACCCCCGCGGAATGGGACGCGTTCGCCGCCTACCAACGCCAGACGACCTCACCCTCCAACGGTCTCCGCTTCCTGGAGGAGTTCGTCCGCATCGACGTCTCCGGCATCGCCCATCAGGTGGCCTGCCCCACGCTGATCATCCACGCCCGTGACGATGCGCGAGTGCCCGTCGCACAGGCCCTGGAACTGGCCACTCTCATCCCCGACAGCCGACTGGTCCTCCTCGAAAGCCGCAACCACCTGTTCACCGCCGCAGACCCCGCCTGGCCCACCTTCCTCTCCCACCTCTACAACTTCCTCGCCGAGTAG
- a CDS encoding alpha/beta fold hydrolase has translation MVGDNYRFGEYELDMPRHQLRRAGEPVHVEPRALDLLCHLVGRRDRVVSKNELLDEVWGDRFVSEAALTTALRTARLAVGDTGSRQQLIRTVHRRGYQFVAPVTVAGVDSPAGSGLESATADAPGGADRQTIRFCRADDGTRIAYATVGSGPPLLKAANWMSHLDLEWTTPVWSHWLRGLARNRQLIRYDERGCGLSDWAVPGFTFEDWVDDLETVVEAMGLDRFPLLGVSQGGAVAVAYAVRRPERVSRLVLAGAYARGRQVRARDEAERDAADLDLDLARVGWMHQDPSFLRIFASQFLPEGTPQDWEEFTAFQQRTTSPANGVRFLEEFARIDVSDIAHRVDCPTLIIHSRDDGRVPASQASELAALIPDSRLVLLKSRSHLLTAFEPAWDEFLTHIDAFLAE, from the coding sequence ATGGTGGGGGACAATTATCGCTTCGGGGAGTACGAGCTGGACATGCCTCGGCACCAGCTCCGCCGGGCCGGTGAGCCGGTCCATGTCGAGCCCCGGGCCCTGGACCTGTTGTGCCACCTGGTCGGGCGACGGGACCGGGTGGTGTCGAAGAACGAGCTGCTCGACGAGGTGTGGGGGGACCGCTTCGTCAGCGAGGCCGCCCTCACCACGGCCCTGCGGACCGCGCGCCTGGCCGTGGGCGACACCGGAAGCCGACAGCAACTGATCCGTACCGTGCACCGGCGGGGCTATCAGTTCGTGGCCCCGGTGACAGTGGCCGGGGTCGACTCGCCCGCCGGGTCCGGGCTTGAGTCGGCAACAGCCGACGCGCCGGGCGGAGCCGACCGTCAGACGATCCGGTTCTGCCGGGCGGACGACGGCACCCGCATCGCCTATGCCACCGTTGGCTCGGGCCCGCCCCTGCTCAAGGCGGCCAACTGGATGTCCCACCTCGACCTTGAGTGGACGACCCCGGTGTGGTCGCACTGGCTGCGCGGCCTCGCCCGCAACCGCCAGCTGATCCGCTACGACGAGCGGGGTTGCGGCCTCTCGGACTGGGCGGTGCCCGGCTTCACCTTCGAGGACTGGGTCGACGACTTGGAGACCGTGGTCGAGGCCATGGGGCTCGACCGCTTCCCTCTGCTCGGGGTGTCTCAGGGTGGTGCCGTGGCGGTGGCCTATGCGGTGCGCCGTCCCGAGCGGGTCAGCCGGCTGGTCCTCGCCGGGGCCTACGCCCGAGGACGGCAGGTGCGGGCGCGGGACGAGGCCGAGCGCGACGCGGCGGACCTCGACCTGGATCTGGCCCGGGTGGGGTGGATGCACCAGGATCCCAGCTTCCTGCGGATCTTCGCCTCCCAGTTCCTGCCCGAGGGCACGCCGCAGGACTGGGAGGAGTTCACCGCTTTCCAGCAGCGGACGACCTCGCCGGCCAACGGGGTCCGCTTCCTCGAGGAGTTCGCCCGGATCGACGTGTCCGACATCGCCCACCGGGTGGACTGTCCGACGCTGATCATCCACTCGCGCGACGACGGGCGGGTGCCGGCCTCGCAGGCCAGCGAACTGGCCGCGCTCATCCCCGACAGCCGGCTGGTGCTGCTCAAGAGCCGTAGTCACCTGCTCACCGCGTTCGAACCTGCCTGGGACGAGTTCCTGACCCACATCGACGCCTTCCTGGCCGAGTGA
- a CDS encoding DUF4142 domain-containing protein, translated as MPVSRNTIGTGLVVGALVLTLAALAYPAMVGVQNASTNQSRVIANTQYGPLTEADRNFVVSVRSAGLWEFPSGELALQKGTTTAVRTAGQHLVIGHAALDATCRKIAPELNITIPNQPTPQQQGFLATLQSDTGNQFDSDLANILRVTHGSIFSTIAKIRATTENTLVRQLADQANDVVLDHITQMENIGLVNFKQVNFQETAAPKPPASQVTPPVPQPGEPVVVLSPPAGVPTDGVPTGPAVTAGATPTASPNAG; from the coding sequence ATGCCCGTCTCGCGCAACACGATCGGAACCGGCTTGGTGGTCGGCGCGCTGGTACTGACCCTCGCCGCCCTCGCCTACCCGGCCATGGTCGGCGTGCAGAACGCGTCCACCAACCAGTCACGCGTGATCGCCAACACCCAGTACGGCCCGCTCACCGAGGCCGACCGCAACTTCGTGGTCTCTGTGCGCTCCGCCGGGCTGTGGGAATTCCCCTCCGGGGAACTGGCTCTCCAGAAGGGGACGACGACGGCCGTGCGCACCGCCGGCCAGCACCTGGTCATCGGGCACGCCGCGCTCGACGCCACCTGTCGCAAGATCGCCCCCGAACTGAACATCACCATCCCCAACCAGCCCACCCCACAGCAGCAGGGCTTCCTGGCGACCCTGCAGTCGGACACCGGCAACCAGTTCGACTCCGACCTCGCCAACATCCTGCGCGTCACCCATGGATCGATCTTCTCAACCATCGCCAAGATCCGCGCCACCACCGAGAACACCCTCGTGCGTCAACTGGCCGACCAGGCCAACGATGTGGTCCTGGACCACATCACGCAGATGGAGAACATCGGGCTGGTCAACTTCAAACAGGTCAACTTCCAGGAGACCGCTGCGCCGAAGCCCCCCGCGAGTCAGGTCACTCCGCCCGTGCCCCAGCCGGGGGAACCGGTCGTGGTCCTCTCGCCGCCCGCCGGGGTACCGACGGACGGAGTACCGACGGGCCCCGCCGTCACCGCGGGCGCCACACCCACGGCGTCCCCGAACGCGGGATGA
- a CDS encoding AAA family ATPase yields the protein MSIQQSGRSSTAPPGKALELFCYLLIHRDRIHSREVISEMLWPDTEPAAARKYLRQALWRLNTAMQDQPGDQGDQGDQGDQGEASELVVIEPNCIRINPAASCWLDVDAFEERYAAVRDTPGHALSDDQAHAVEYALDLYRGDLLATWYHDWCGHEREHLRHAYLAMLDQLMGYCEARGLYAKGVGFGQAVLRHDAAREHTHRQLMRLHYAAGDRTAALRQYERCTSVVDEEFGVRPSADTTVLYEQIRADRAEDILPGNARPVVAGRPTREARNAAGPDDPRGRPDPLPAGAIPVQSARSRSRRETVPADSVRVLSADPSGPGSRAPGKVRNRTRRPAEDNLDEAREDILDEGRDSMSGSGYADSTQHLLAELARLDVLLGRQVGLARRSHGGPADELSALYITDAEVDALLDGTLDTPPADGEAETEAELDRLSAEIAERVAQSVRDGVSLRLVALAGLFGLHPVDVEVVVMCLAPEFDRRYERLYGYLHDDMTRRLPTVGLALDMVCADRAARAAARTRFAPSAPLVRHRLITLTEDAAAPAHSLLGNTIRLDPRVSAFLLEDDATAGQLRPYARIVTPNGTLDDLHFPGEFGASLARLSKHADDGLMVYCQGPYGVGKQSAAAACGRSWSAPLLVVSADLLAERPMEEFAALVALADREARLQGAVMYWENIDVLLGEQARPRLSLLLSMLAAHPAPVFLAGDTAWEPSDPPQGMTFVRLEFPAPGYAERLRLWESALDGLDVTDRSALDLAAVSGKFRLSGGQIQDAAATARNLAHARAPGAPRMTQDDLYAACRLQSNRKLAELAQRITPHYTWDDIVLPADRMEQLREVADQVRYRALVYESWGFERKLANGRGLAVLFAGPSGTGKTMAADVLAHELGLDLYKIDLSTVVSKYIGETEKNLSRVFAEAATSNAVLFFDEADALFGKRSQVRDAHDRYANLETSYLLQRMEQHEGVIVLATNLRKNLDDAFIRRLHVTIDFPVPGVDDRRRIWEQVWPKEAPLDSGLDLGLLARQVDLPGGNIRNIALAGAFLAAADGGVVTMGHLLRATRREYQKMGKILTTGDFGTGITTGKDASYAFPSE from the coding sequence GTGTCGATTCAGCAGAGTGGCCGGTCCTCGACTGCTCCGCCGGGCAAGGCCCTTGAGCTGTTCTGCTACTTACTGATCCACCGCGACCGCATCCATAGCCGTGAAGTGATCTCCGAGATGTTATGGCCGGACACCGAGCCCGCTGCCGCCCGGAAGTACCTGCGCCAGGCCCTGTGGCGGCTCAACACGGCCATGCAGGACCAGCCGGGTGATCAGGGCGATCAGGGCGATCAGGGCGATCAGGGCGAGGCAAGCGAACTCGTCGTCATCGAGCCCAACTGCATCCGCATCAACCCGGCCGCGTCCTGCTGGCTGGACGTGGACGCCTTTGAGGAGCGCTACGCGGCGGTCCGTGACACACCCGGGCACGCTCTCTCCGACGATCAGGCGCATGCGGTGGAGTACGCGCTCGACCTCTACCGCGGGGACCTGCTGGCCACGTGGTATCACGACTGGTGCGGCCACGAGCGCGAACACCTGAGACATGCCTATCTGGCGATGCTGGACCAACTGATGGGCTACTGCGAGGCACGTGGGCTCTATGCGAAGGGGGTGGGCTTCGGGCAGGCCGTCCTGCGCCATGACGCGGCCCGGGAGCACACCCACCGGCAGCTGATGCGGCTGCACTACGCCGCCGGCGACCGCACCGCCGCGCTCCGCCAGTACGAGCGGTGCACATCGGTCGTGGACGAGGAGTTCGGGGTGCGGCCCTCGGCTGACACCACGGTCCTCTACGAGCAGATCCGGGCCGACCGGGCCGAGGACATCCTGCCGGGCAACGCCCGTCCCGTCGTGGCCGGACGGCCGACGCGTGAGGCACGGAACGCGGCCGGCCCCGACGACCCGCGCGGAAGGCCGGATCCGCTGCCCGCGGGTGCGATCCCGGTGCAGTCGGCCCGTTCCCGTTCCCGGCGTGAGACTGTGCCGGCCGACTCCGTTCGAGTACTGTCGGCCGACCCGTCCGGTCCGGGCAGCCGGGCTCCGGGCAAGGTGCGGAACCGAACGCGAAGACCGGCCGAGGACAACCTGGACGAGGCGCGGGAGGACATCCTGGACGAGGGACGGGACAGCATGAGCGGTTCGGGCTACGCCGACTCCACGCAGCACCTGCTGGCAGAGCTCGCCCGCCTCGACGTACTGCTGGGCAGGCAGGTCGGGCTGGCCCGGAGATCCCACGGCGGGCCCGCCGACGAACTCTCCGCGCTGTACATCACGGATGCCGAGGTGGACGCGCTGCTGGACGGCACGCTCGACACCCCGCCCGCGGACGGTGAGGCGGAGACCGAGGCGGAGCTGGACAGGCTGTCGGCTGAGATCGCCGAACGCGTGGCGCAGAGCGTGCGTGACGGCGTGAGCCTGAGGCTGGTCGCGCTGGCCGGGTTGTTCGGCCTTCACCCGGTGGATGTCGAGGTCGTCGTGATGTGCCTCGCCCCCGAGTTCGACCGCCGGTACGAGCGGCTGTACGGCTACCTGCACGACGACATGACCCGGCGGCTGCCCACGGTCGGCCTCGCCCTCGACATGGTGTGCGCCGACCGTGCGGCGCGGGCCGCCGCACGGACCCGGTTCGCACCGTCGGCGCCGCTGGTCCGGCACCGGCTCATCACCCTCACGGAGGACGCCGCGGCGCCGGCGCACTCCCTGCTCGGCAACACCATCCGGCTGGACCCGCGGGTCTCCGCATTCCTGCTGGAGGACGACGCGACAGCCGGTCAACTGCGACCGTACGCACGGATCGTCACGCCGAACGGCACACTCGACGACCTGCACTTCCCCGGGGAGTTCGGCGCATCACTGGCCCGGCTGAGCAAGCACGCCGACGACGGCCTGATGGTCTACTGCCAGGGCCCCTACGGCGTCGGCAAGCAGAGCGCCGCTGCCGCCTGCGGCCGGAGCTGGAGCGCGCCGCTGCTGGTGGTGTCCGCGGATCTGCTGGCGGAGCGCCCGATGGAGGAGTTCGCGGCGCTGGTCGCTCTCGCCGACCGGGAGGCGCGGCTGCAGGGCGCGGTGATGTACTGGGAGAACATCGACGTCCTCCTCGGCGAGCAGGCCCGCCCCCGGCTGTCGCTGCTGCTGTCCATGCTGGCGGCCCACCCCGCCCCGGTGTTCCTGGCCGGGGACACCGCGTGGGAACCGTCCGACCCGCCGCAGGGCATGACCTTCGTACGGCTGGAGTTCCCCGCTCCCGGCTACGCCGAGCGGCTCCGCCTCTGGGAATCCGCACTCGACGGGCTCGACGTGACCGACCGGTCGGCGCTGGACCTGGCCGCCGTCTCCGGCAAGTTCCGGCTGAGCGGCGGCCAGATCCAGGACGCCGCGGCGACCGCCCGCAACCTGGCCCACGCCCGCGCGCCCGGCGCGCCCCGGATGACCCAGGACGACCTGTACGCGGCGTGCCGCCTGCAGTCCAACCGCAAGCTGGCCGAGCTGGCCCAGCGGATCACGCCCCACTACACCTGGGACGACATCGTGCTGCCCGCCGACCGGATGGAGCAGTTACGGGAGGTCGCCGACCAGGTGCGCTACCGGGCCCTGGTCTACGAGTCCTGGGGTTTCGAGCGCAAGCTCGCCAACGGGCGCGGCCTGGCCGTGCTGTTCGCCGGCCCCTCCGGCACCGGCAAGACCATGGCGGCCGACGTCCTGGCCCACGAACTCGGCCTGGACCTCTACAAGATCGACCTGTCGACCGTGGTGAGCAAGTACATCGGCGAGACCGAGAAGAACCTCTCCCGCGTCTTCGCCGAGGCCGCCACCAGCAACGCCGTGCTCTTCTTCGACGAGGCCGACGCCCTGTTCGGCAAGCGCTCCCAGGTGCGTGACGCGCACGACCGGTACGCCAACCTGGAGACCAGCTATCTGCTGCAGCGGATGGAGCAGCACGAGGGGGTGATCGTGCTGGCCACCAACCTGCGCAAGAACCTCGACGACGCGTTCATCCGCCGCCTGCACGTCACCATCGACTTCCCCGTACCCGGAGTCGACGACCGCCGTCGTATCTGGGAGCAGGTCTGGCCCAAGGAGGCTCCCCTGGACTCCGGTCTCGACCTGGGCCTGCTCGCGCGGCAGGTCGACCTGCCCGGGGGCAACATCCGCAACATCGCCCTGGCGGGCGCCTTCCTCGCCGCCGCGGACGGCGGGGTGGTGACGATGGGGCATCTGCTCCGGGCCACGAGACGCGAGTACCAGAAAATGGGCAAGATCCTCACCACCGGAGACTTCGGTACCGGCATCACCACCGGAAAGGATGCTTCGTATGCGTTCCCCTCAGAGTGA
- a CDS encoding AMP-binding protein, whose product MIYNSKYPDVAVVDLPVHEWVLGDAARRGTLPAMVDVSSGRTLTYGELAALVRQLAAGLAAEGIGKGDVVALHSPNTILFPVVLYATTTAGGTVTTLSPLALPAEMAKQLIDAEARLMVSVSALIETARAAVELVRRQTGRDIEILVCDTADGHRSVLGLLSDGDVPAFETDPAVDVAVLPYSSGTTGVPKGVMLTHRNLCTNLEQMNGLHRIGENDRVIAILPFFHIFGLTALVNNALHRGATVYVHSRFDLDAFLTSLERDRITHAYVAPPVMLILAKHPAVGNLDLSQLRRVICAAAPLDAGVQAAVADRLGVEIGQAYGMTELSPASHLHADGNRDEPVACVGHLLPSTQARLVDPVTGLDVAAGDPGEVWVRGPQVMKGYFGRPEDTDATVDADGWLHTGDIGRVDEVGNWFIVDRVKELIKYKGYQVAPAELEAILLNHPGIADAAVIGVNDEESNEVPKAFVVSAPGASITADEVMAHVEGQVAPYKKIRRVEFIEAVPKAASGKILRRQLREREPARP is encoded by the coding sequence ATGATCTACAACAGCAAGTACCCGGATGTCGCCGTCGTCGATCTTCCCGTCCATGAATGGGTGCTTGGCGATGCCGCGCGGCGCGGAACGCTGCCGGCCATGGTGGACGTGTCCAGCGGACGGACACTCACCTACGGCGAGTTGGCCGCGCTGGTCCGCCAACTCGCGGCGGGACTTGCCGCCGAGGGCATCGGCAAGGGCGACGTGGTCGCGCTGCACTCGCCGAACACGATCCTGTTCCCCGTGGTCCTCTACGCCACCACCACCGCGGGCGGGACGGTGACCACGCTGTCGCCGCTGGCCTTGCCGGCCGAGATGGCCAAGCAGCTGATCGACGCCGAGGCCCGGCTGATGGTGAGTGTGTCGGCGCTCATCGAGACCGCGCGGGCCGCGGTCGAGTTGGTCCGGCGGCAAACCGGCCGGGACATCGAGATCCTGGTCTGTGACACGGCCGACGGCCACCGTTCGGTGCTGGGGTTGCTCAGCGACGGCGACGTGCCGGCGTTCGAGACCGATCCGGCCGTGGACGTCGCCGTGCTGCCCTATTCGAGCGGCACCACGGGCGTTCCCAAGGGCGTGATGCTGACCCACCGCAACCTGTGCACCAATCTCGAACAGATGAACGGTCTGCATCGGATCGGCGAGAACGACCGCGTCATCGCGATCCTGCCCTTCTTCCACATTTTCGGGCTGACAGCACTCGTCAACAACGCGCTGCACCGCGGTGCGACTGTGTACGTGCACTCGCGGTTCGATCTCGACGCGTTCCTGACCAGCCTGGAGCGCGACCGGATCACCCACGCGTACGTCGCCCCGCCGGTGATGCTGATACTGGCCAAGCACCCCGCGGTCGGAAACCTGGACCTGTCGCAGCTGCGGCGCGTCATCTGTGCCGCGGCGCCGCTCGACGCCGGGGTTCAGGCGGCGGTGGCCGACCGGCTGGGTGTGGAGATCGGGCAGGCGTACGGCATGACCGAGCTGTCCCCTGCCTCGCACCTTCACGCCGACGGCAACCGAGACGAGCCCGTCGCGTGCGTGGGACACCTGCTCCCGTCGACGCAGGCGCGGCTGGTCGATCCGGTCACCGGGCTCGACGTGGCGGCCGGTGACCCGGGCGAGGTGTGGGTCCGGGGACCGCAGGTGATGAAGGGCTACTTCGGCCGCCCGGAGGACACCGACGCGACGGTCGACGCCGACGGCTGGCTGCACACCGGTGACATCGGCCGGGTCGACGAGGTCGGGAACTGGTTCATCGTCGACCGGGTCAAGGAACTCATCAAGTACAAGGGCTACCAGGTGGCGCCGGCCGAACTCGAAGCAATCCTGCTCAACCACCCCGGCATCGCCGACGCGGCGGTGATCGGCGTCAACGACGAGGAGAGCAACGAGGTACCCAAGGCGTTCGTGGTATCGGCGCCCGGGGCGTCGATCACGGCCGACGAGGTGATGGCCCACGTCGAGGGCCAGGTCGCCCCGTACAAGAAGATTCGCCGGGTCGAGTTCATCGAGGCGGTGCCGAAGGCCGCCTCCGGCAAGATTCTGCGACGTCAACTACGGGAGCGCGAGCCGGCACGCCCCTGA